A window of the Mesotoga prima MesG1.Ag.4.2 genome harbors these coding sequences:
- a CDS encoding Fic family protein, with protein MIPDQFSSNSPGKVKKIVGPSFTYWAFVPNPLPPKLVYDNDLLFFLGEANRAMGEFSGFLSGSPGSRLLIRPLFRREAVASSQIEGTTSDIEDLYFFEADQNSVPLADDVREVSNYLKALEYGLERLKSLPISTRLFKELHSVLMSGVRGGYSYPGELRRTQNWIGKPGCTLNEADYVPPPPEELNDCLGELENFINSESRLPPLVRLALVHYQFEAIHPFVDGNGRVGRLLISLLKTYWGLMDQPGLYLSGYFEANRQEYYSRLRSVSFEGDWNGWIFFFLKAILQQSELGKNKLKEIMDLRSNWIGRLKPVSSALPLALIDSLFENPVITIPLAAERLNVTYVSARRAVTALCEKGVLSQTDQSKYGKKYIASELIEIVK; from the coding sequence ATGATACCGGATCAGTTTTCCTCTAATTCACCAGGAAAAGTGAAGAAGATAGTCGGTCCGAGCTTCACATACTGGGCGTTTGTACCTAATCCCTTACCACCAAAGCTCGTATATGACAATGACCTTCTGTTTTTTCTCGGTGAAGCAAATCGAGCGATGGGAGAGTTTTCGGGGTTTCTTTCTGGGAGTCCAGGATCGCGATTATTGATCAGGCCTCTCTTTCGCAGGGAAGCCGTTGCTTCGTCACAGATCGAGGGAACGACTTCGGACATTGAAGATCTCTACTTTTTTGAAGCTGACCAAAATAGTGTTCCCTTGGCAGATGATGTTCGGGAGGTGTCGAATTATCTAAAGGCACTTGAGTATGGTCTTGAACGCCTGAAGTCTTTGCCGATTTCAACACGACTTTTCAAGGAGTTACATTCCGTGCTCATGTCGGGAGTGCGCGGAGGCTATTCATATCCCGGAGAATTAAGGAGAACGCAGAACTGGATTGGAAAACCGGGCTGCACTTTGAATGAAGCTGATTATGTACCCCCACCTCCCGAAGAGCTGAACGATTGTCTTGGCGAACTGGAGAATTTCATCAACTCTGAATCTAGACTACCTCCACTTGTTAGGTTGGCTTTGGTTCATTATCAGTTTGAAGCCATCCATCCATTTGTGGACGGAAATGGGAGGGTTGGGAGGCTATTGATCTCTTTACTCAAAACTTATTGGGGACTGATGGATCAACCGGGATTGTATCTCAGCGGCTATTTCGAAGCTAATCGACAGGAATACTATTCAAGACTGAGAAGCGTAAGCTTTGAGGGCGACTGGAATGGATGGATTTTCTTCTTTCTCAAGGCGATCCTTCAGCAGTCTGAGCTAGGAAAGAATAAGCTGAAGGAGATCATGGATCTTAGAAGCAACTGGATAGGTCGTCTAAAACCTGTTTCTTCAGCCCTTCCACTAGCGCTAATTGATTCTCTATTCGAGAATCCTGTAATTACAATTCCGCTAGCTGCTGAAAGACTAAACGTGACTTACGTTAGCGCCAGAAGGGCGGTCACTGCTTTGTGTGAGAAGGGAGTCCTTTCACAAACAGATCAAAGCAAATACGGAAAGAAATACATTGCTTCAGAGTTGATTGAGATTGTTAAATGA
- the ltrA gene encoding group II intron reverse transcriptase/maturase — translation MRSYEIPKKVVLEAFKKVKENRGAEGIDEVSLEEFEADLDNNLYKIWNRMTSGSYFPPPVKAIEIEKKSGGKRVLGIPTVGDRVAQMVAKIYLNPLVDPYFHKDSYGYREGKSAIDALEVTRQRCWRYDWVLEFDIKGLFDNIDHELLMRAVKKHVKIPWLILYIGRWLKAPFMQANGRVEERSKGTPQGGVISPVLANLFMHYAFDKWMERTHPDKPFARYADDGVIHCRTLEEARLLLESLKERMEECKLKLHPEKTRIVYCKDDKRKDEYPNTSFDFLGYTFRVRSCKDRNGRIFYGFNPAVSEQAKKAMRQKIRRMRLQTKSYLSIEELSERINPVIRGWINYYGHFRKFEMYTVLSRLHKALVQWVRNKYKKRRGRTKAGKWLEALARREPHLFVHWTMGIFYMAG, via the coding sequence ATGAGGTCGTATGAAATCCCCAAGAAAGTAGTACTGGAAGCATTCAAGAAAGTGAAAGAGAACAGAGGGGCAGAAGGAATAGACGAGGTAAGCCTGGAAGAGTTCGAAGCCGATCTTGACAACAATCTCTACAAGATTTGGAATCGAATGACCTCGGGCAGTTACTTTCCACCTCCAGTAAAAGCTATAGAGATAGAAAAGAAGAGTGGAGGAAAGAGAGTACTGGGAATCCCCACAGTGGGGGACAGAGTAGCCCAGATGGTAGCCAAAATCTATCTCAATCCCCTGGTAGATCCATACTTCCATAAGGACTCCTACGGATACAGGGAGGGAAAGTCAGCGATAGATGCCCTTGAAGTAACGAGGCAGAGATGCTGGCGGTATGACTGGGTACTGGAATTCGACATTAAAGGACTGTTCGACAACATAGACCATGAACTACTAATGAGGGCAGTCAAGAAACATGTGAAGATTCCATGGCTAATACTCTACATAGGGAGATGGCTGAAAGCACCCTTTATGCAAGCGAATGGAAGAGTCGAAGAGAGGAGCAAGGGAACGCCACAGGGAGGAGTAATAAGCCCTGTACTGGCTAACCTCTTCATGCATTACGCCTTCGACAAGTGGATGGAGAGAACTCATCCGGATAAGCCCTTTGCCAGATACGCAGATGATGGAGTGATACACTGTAGAACTCTGGAGGAAGCCAGGCTTCTTCTTGAAAGTCTCAAAGAAAGAATGGAAGAATGCAAACTAAAGCTTCATCCAGAGAAGACCCGTATTGTCTACTGCAAAGACGATAAAAGGAAGGACGAGTATCCAAACACAAGCTTTGACTTTCTAGGATACACCTTCAGAGTCCGTAGCTGCAAAGACAGAAATGGGAGAATCTTCTACGGCTTCAATCCTGCAGTGAGTGAACAGGCAAAGAAGGCGATGAGACAGAAGATCCGGAGAATGAGACTTCAAACCAAGTCATACCTGAGTATTGAAGAACTCTCAGAAAGAATCAACCCGGTAATAAGAGGTTGGATAAACTACTATGGACACTTTCGCAAATTTGAGATGTATACAGTACTGAGTCGGCTACACAAAGCCTTAGTTCAGTGGGTAAGAAACAAATACAAGAAAAGGAGAGGTCGTACAAAAGCGGGTAAATGGCTAGAAGCTCTTGCTCGCAGGGAGCCTCATCTATTTGTACACTGGACAATGGGGATATTCTATATGGCTGGATAA
- the ltrA gene encoding group II intron reverse transcriptase/maturase translates to MRSYEIPKKVVLEAFKKVKENRGAEGIDEVSLEEFEADLDNNLYKIWNRMTSGSYFPPPVKAIEIEKKSGGKRVLGIPTVGDRVAQMVAKIYLNPLVDPYFHKDSYGYREGKSAIDALEVTRQRCWRYDWVLEFDIKGLFDNIDHELLMRAVKKHVKIPWLILYIGRWLKAPFMQANGRVEERSKGTPQGGVISPVLANLFMHYAFDKWMERTHPDKPFARYADDGVIHCRTLEEARLLLESLKERLEECKLELHPEKTRIVYCKDDKRKGEYPNTSFDFLGYTSRVRSCKARNGRIFYSFTPAVSEQAKKAMRQKIRRMRLQTKSYLSIEELSERINPVIRGWINYYGHFRRFEMYTVLSQLNKALVQWVRNKYKKRRGRTKAGKWLETLARREPRLFVHWTMGIFYTAG, encoded by the coding sequence ATGAGGTCGTATGAAATCCCCAAGAAAGTAGTACTGGAAGCATTCAAGAAAGTGAAAGAGAACAGAGGGGCAGAAGGAATAGACGAGGTAAGCCTGGAAGAGTTCGAAGCCGATCTTGACAACAATCTCTACAAGATTTGGAATCGAATGACCTCGGGCAGTTACTTTCCACCTCCAGTAAAAGCTATAGAGATAGAAAAGAAGAGTGGAGGAAAGAGAGTACTGGGAATCCCCACAGTGGGGGACAGAGTAGCCCAGATGGTAGCCAAAATCTATCTCAATCCCCTGGTAGATCCATACTTCCATAAGGACTCCTACGGATACAGGGAGGGAAAGTCAGCGATAGATGCCCTTGAAGTAACGAGGCAGAGATGCTGGCGGTATGACTGGGTACTGGAATTCGACATTAAAGGACTGTTCGACAACATAGACCATGAACTACTAATGAGGGCAGTCAAGAAACATGTGAAGATTCCATGGCTAATACTCTACATAGGGAGATGGCTGAAAGCACCCTTTATGCAAGCGAATGGAAGAGTCGAAGAGAGGAGCAAGGGAACGCCACAGGGAGGAGTAATAAGCCCTGTACTGGCTAACCTCTTCATGCATTACGCCTTCGACAAGTGGATGGAGAGAACTCATCCGGATAAGCCCTTTGCCAGATACGCAGATGATGGAGTGATACACTGTAGAACTCTGGAGGAAGCCAGGCTTCTTCTTGAAAGTCTCAAAGAAAGACTGGAAGAATGCAAACTAGAGCTTCATCCAGAGAAGACCCGTATTGTCTACTGCAAAGACGATAAAAGGAAGGGCGAGTATCCAAATACAAGCTTTGACTTTCTAGGATACACCTCCAGAGTCCGTAGCTGCAAAGCCAGAAACGGGAGGATCTTCTACAGCTTCACCCCTGCAGTGAGTGAACAGGCAAAGAAGGCGATGAGACAGAAGATCCGGAGAATGAGACTTCAAACCAAGTCATACCTGAGTATTGAAGAACTCTCAGAAAGAATCAACCCGGTAATAAGAGGTTGGATAAACTACTATGGACACTTTCGCAGATTTGAGATGTATACAGTACTGAGTCAACTTAACAAAGCCTTAGTTCAGTGGGTAAGAAACAAGTACAAGAAAAGGAGAGGTCGTACAAAAGCGGGTAAATGGCTAGAAACTCTTGCTCGCAGGGAGCCTCGTCTATTTGTACACTGGACAATGGGGATATTCTATACGGCTGGATAA
- a CDS encoding SIR2 family protein, translating to MLLTDHVDIPTELIRAQEEERLVVFAGAGVSMASPSNIPGFVDLAKAVAKSYGQKYYVKQQRVQPPDVFLGSLNSKNGGQGVHEIVKQIMSRETSRPSQLHNLIPLLFKSARDLKIVTTNYDAHFLTVLKNYGERYDGFDIFRAPALPRGDDFRGIVYLHGNVEQDSRWLVVTNRDFGRAYLTEGWARDFLRDLYLSDYTILFIGYSHRDTIVDYLARGLDIRQSNRYALVSASDAERWKEINVIPVSYPLTPEKKKVHYELQKALENWTSLASSDLEIHTDRIKSIAGKKPGIDQKVDSYLTYCLNREDLTEVFCRFAEGFAWVEWLDSKAMLDNLFREEEPLTEIEKSLTRWFVKTAFVSSSQEHLTFLASRRSSLNPYLVSSIVEQMADSDLEIPDTCQAEWLNLILNNWHKGETPCLAMLKALKKVDVTTNPWIITKAIQSFFSLSQTGKPAKLSLFHRQYDLEPLVKTDCLKKFWSEIIEPNLDILHEDILSILTSQLMKAVTDMSVINGSVREYDSICSARKTIEESEPESSPEWLHIYIDFVRDTILHLIKTDNKDRNFYYEWWRRSRAPILWRILLYAVSEDPSCSDDDRVRIVLDNGWLINPVLKAETAKIISNSLRTTSTSVLMKVVETIERELDRLSRVPNLGDGQRSNPAIGEILLAIEKSGVDSPEIKKLVKPLKEKERS from the coding sequence ATGCTCTTAACAGACCATGTAGATATTCCTACAGAATTAATAAGGGCGCAGGAGGAAGAAAGGCTGGTAGTCTTCGCGGGTGCCGGCGTTTCAATGGCCTCTCCTTCAAACATACCCGGTTTTGTCGACCTCGCAAAAGCCGTCGCGAAAAGCTACGGCCAAAAATACTACGTCAAACAGCAGCGAGTCCAACCTCCGGACGTCTTTCTCGGCAGTCTAAACTCCAAGAATGGCGGACAGGGCGTCCACGAAATCGTAAAACAGATTATGAGTAGAGAAACCTCTAGACCGTCGCAGCTTCACAACCTTATTCCTCTTCTATTCAAGAGCGCCCGGGACCTCAAAATCGTAACGACAAATTACGACGCGCACTTTCTAACCGTTTTGAAGAATTACGGAGAGAGATACGACGGCTTCGATATCTTCAGAGCGCCCGCTCTACCGAGGGGCGATGACTTCAGGGGAATAGTATATCTTCACGGAAACGTGGAACAGGATTCTAGATGGCTTGTCGTTACGAACAGGGACTTCGGAAGAGCTTACCTAACCGAAGGTTGGGCGAGGGACTTTCTTAGGGATCTGTACCTATCGGACTACACGATTCTTTTCATAGGGTACAGTCACAGAGATACCATAGTCGATTATCTGGCAAGAGGACTGGACATAAGGCAATCGAATAGATACGCACTTGTCAGCGCGAGCGATGCCGAGAGGTGGAAAGAGATCAATGTGATTCCCGTCTCCTATCCCCTAACACCCGAAAAGAAGAAAGTTCATTACGAACTTCAGAAGGCTCTTGAAAACTGGACTTCCCTGGCCAGTTCAGATCTTGAAATCCATACCGACAGAATTAAAAGCATTGCCGGCAAGAAACCCGGAATAGATCAAAAGGTCGACAGTTACCTAACATACTGTCTCAACCGTGAAGACCTCACAGAGGTCTTTTGTCGTTTCGCTGAGGGCTTCGCATGGGTGGAATGGCTCGATTCGAAAGCGATGCTGGATAATCTCTTCCGCGAGGAAGAGCCGCTCACAGAGATCGAAAAGTCTCTAACCCGCTGGTTCGTAAAAACTGCTTTCGTAAGCAGCAGCCAGGAACACCTGACTTTCTTGGCCTCTAGAAGATCATCCTTGAACCCATATCTGGTCTCTTCGATCGTGGAACAAATGGCAGACAGTGATCTGGAGATTCCAGATACCTGTCAGGCAGAATGGTTGAATCTGATCCTCAACAACTGGCACAAAGGAGAAACTCCATGTCTCGCAATGCTGAAAGCCCTGAAGAAGGTCGATGTCACCACAAACCCATGGATAATCACGAAGGCCATACAGAGCTTCTTCTCTCTTTCTCAGACTGGAAAACCGGCGAAGCTTTCCCTCTTTCACAGGCAATACGATCTTGAGCCTCTCGTCAAAACCGATTGCTTGAAGAAATTTTGGTCCGAGATCATTGAACCAAACCTTGATATACTACATGAAGACATCCTTTCGATTCTTACCTCGCAGCTAATGAAGGCCGTCACAGACATGTCGGTAATCAACGGCTCGGTAAGAGAGTACGACAGCATTTGCAGCGCGAGAAAGACCATCGAAGAGAGCGAGCCGGAATCGAGCCCGGAATGGCTTCATATCTATATAGATTTCGTACGTGATACGATCCTTCACTTGATAAAAACCGACAACAAAGACAGGAACTTCTATTACGAATGGTGGAGACGATCCAGGGCCCCTATCCTGTGGCGTATACTGCTTTATGCTGTATCCGAAGACCCTTCGTGCTCTGACGATGACCGTGTTAGGATCGTCCTGGATAATGGGTGGCTGATAAATCCCGTTCTGAAAGCAGAAACTGCGAAGATCATCTCTAACTCTCTTCGAACAACCTCCACATCTGTTCTTATGAAAGTCGTTGAAACAATCGAAAGAGAACTAGACAGACTGAGCAGAGTACCTAATCTTGGTGACGGTCAGAGATCTAATCCCGCTATTGGAGAAATCCTCTTGGCAATCGAAAAGTCAGGAGTCGACTCCCCCGAAATCAAAAAACTAGTCAAACCGCTTAAAGAAAAAGAACGGTCATAG
- a CDS encoding alkaline phosphatase, whose protein sequence is MKKALLLFSLVVLFALTALAGPKYVFLFIGDGMALPQINAAQLFLSSSFEDAVTPKLNMLRFPVQGMTTTYSSNSFITDSASAGTAIATGRKTNDGVISMDPTLTESYQTVAEFAKSRDMKVGIISSVSIDHATPAVFYAHEKSRNNYYSIGLQAVTSNYDLFGGGTFNRPDNKGKDRNLFEIAVENGFTVVRTQEEFESLESVEGKVIITNEVIPGSGAMAYEIDRENEFSLADITAKAIQLLSNDNGFFIMVESGKIDWACHANDAAASVGDTIAFDKAIAEAIKFYNEHPEDTLIVVTGDHETGGLTLGFAGTKYVANVPTIGNQKMSYEAFDALLSSEKALGKLNTFEDLLVLVEDNFGLVTTGKPQGIPLNDTEIERLREAFGYYVNGSVPKDSRTYILYGGYNPVSVTLTHILNEKAGLGWTSYSHTGVPVATFAMGVGQEMFAGFYDNTDIGKNLFKLLD, encoded by the coding sequence ATGAAGAAAGCACTGCTACTTTTCTCGCTTGTGGTTCTATTTGCGTTAACGGCTCTTGCGGGTCCAAAGTATGTTTTCCTGTTTATTGGCGATGGCATGGCTCTTCCACAGATCAACGCAGCACAACTATTTCTAAGTTCATCATTTGAGGATGCGGTAACTCCTAAGCTAAACATGCTTAGGTTTCCAGTCCAGGGTATGACGACAACCTACTCCTCAAACTCCTTCATAACCGACTCAGCCTCGGCCGGTACTGCGATAGCAACAGGAAGGAAGACGAATGATGGCGTTATTAGCATGGATCCAACACTTACTGAATCCTACCAAACGGTTGCAGAATTTGCCAAAAGCAGGGACATGAAAGTCGGGATCATTTCAAGCGTCTCCATCGACCATGCCACGCCGGCAGTTTTTTACGCTCATGAGAAATCAAGAAACAATTACTACTCAATTGGGCTTCAGGCAGTAACAAGTAATTACGACCTCTTCGGTGGCGGAACTTTCAACAGGCCTGACAACAAAGGTAAAGACAGAAATCTCTTTGAGATAGCTGTAGAAAATGGATTCACGGTTGTAAGAACTCAGGAAGAGTTCGAATCACTTGAATCAGTTGAAGGAAAGGTCATTATCACAAACGAAGTAATTCCTGGCAGCGGAGCGATGGCTTACGAAATCGATAGAGAGAACGAATTCTCTCTGGCAGATATTACTGCAAAAGCAATACAACTTCTCTCAAATGACAATGGCTTCTTCATAATGGTCGAGTCAGGCAAGATAGACTGGGCGTGTCACGCAAACGACGCAGCAGCATCAGTTGGAGATACGATAGCTTTCGATAAGGCAATAGCGGAAGCAATAAAGTTCTACAATGAACATCCGGAAGATACCCTTATTGTTGTTACCGGTGATCACGAAACGGGAGGACTCACACTAGGTTTTGCTGGAACAAAGTACGTTGCCAACGTTCCAACAATCGGAAATCAGAAGATGTCCTACGAGGCCTTCGATGCTCTCCTCTCTTCTGAAAAGGCTCTGGGCAAACTCAACACGTTCGAAGATCTTCTCGTTCTTGTTGAGGACAACTTTGGTCTTGTGACCACTGGCAAACCTCAGGGCATCCCTCTAAACGATACAGAGATTGAAAGACTTCGGGAAGCCTTCGGTTACTACGTGAATGGTAGCGTACCAAAGGATAGCAGAACATACATCCTCTACGGTGGTTACAATCCAGTTAGCGTAACACTCACTCATATTCTGAATGAAAAAGCCGGACTCGGTTGGACATCTTACTCGCATACCGGTGTTCCAGTTGCAACATTCGCCATGGGTGTTGGCCAAGAAATGTTCGCAGGTTTCTACGACAATACCGATATCGGCAAGAATCTCTTCAAACTCCTAGACTAA
- a CDS encoding YibE/F family protein — translation MRKVSISGSKKRYELLFVLILVAVNIVLIIMPNRYDKSSNYSYTVGKIVEVDNTELKQYGLIKQGSQYLTVEIKRGELKGQVFETDNNLIGKMELDKVLSEGDTVYVEYSTIGDGSIYVKVVDFYRLGTEMLLFTVFGVMLILFAGFTGLKTLLSFTTTLLVLWKVMIPLYLQGFNPVLIAFAIVSALTLAIIFLVGGFTRKGFVAFLGSISGVLVTLILSLSFSDPFYINGSVMPFAETLLYSGFAHLDLNQLFLASIFIGSSGAVMDIGMDLSASMQEVVFKNPDITTRELMFSGFRVGRAVVGTMTTTLLFAYSGGYLTLLMAFMAQGVNTSAMLNLNYFSSEVLITVIGSFGLVLTAPLTAIIGAFVFTRKGSELLIPANQEAGQSVDKKARELGPAINDSVD, via the coding sequence ATGAGAAAAGTGAGCATAAGTGGATCCAAAAAACGGTACGAGCTGCTCTTTGTATTGATCCTGGTGGCTGTGAACATTGTGCTCATCATCATGCCAAACAGGTATGATAAGAGTTCAAATTACAGCTACACAGTTGGAAAGATTGTTGAAGTAGACAATACCGAACTCAAGCAGTATGGACTGATAAAACAGGGGAGTCAGTATTTGACCGTTGAGATCAAACGCGGCGAACTGAAAGGTCAGGTTTTTGAAACAGACAACAACCTTATAGGTAAAATGGAACTTGATAAAGTACTCAGTGAAGGCGATACCGTCTATGTCGAATACTCAACCATCGGTGACGGATCAATCTACGTTAAGGTCGTTGATTTCTACCGTCTTGGTACTGAAATGCTTCTTTTCACAGTATTCGGAGTAATGCTTATACTCTTCGCGGGGTTCACCGGACTCAAAACACTACTCTCGTTCACCACGACGCTTCTGGTTCTGTGGAAAGTGATGATTCCGCTCTATTTACAAGGCTTCAATCCTGTACTGATAGCTTTCGCAATTGTTTCAGCACTCACTTTGGCAATCATCTTTCTTGTTGGAGGATTCACCCGTAAGGGATTTGTTGCCTTCCTTGGATCGATATCGGGAGTCTTGGTAACCCTGATTCTTTCTTTAAGCTTTTCAGACCCATTTTACATAAACGGTTCGGTGATGCCGTTTGCGGAAACACTGCTTTATTCAGGTTTTGCACACCTTGATCTGAACCAGCTCTTTCTGGCCAGCATTTTTATCGGGAGTTCAGGGGCAGTAATGGATATCGGTATGGATCTTTCTGCATCTATGCAAGAAGTGGTATTCAAAAACCCCGACATTACCACAAGAGAACTGATGTTTTCCGGATTTCGTGTAGGTAGGGCGGTGGTAGGCACAATGACGACCACTCTTCTTTTTGCCTACTCAGGTGGCTATCTGACACTACTCATGGCCTTCATGGCGCAGGGTGTGAATACATCAGCGATGCTGAATCTCAACTATTTTTCGTCAGAAGTACTCATAACTGTAATCGGGAGTTTTGGGCTGGTTCTTACCGCGCCTCTCACAGCCATAATCGGAGCCTTCGTATTCACCAGAAAAGGGAGCGAGCTTCTTATCCCAGCGAACCAAGAAGCCGGACAAAGTGTGGACAAGAAGGCTCGAGAACTTGGGCCCGCCATTAACGATTCCGTCGATTGA
- a CDS encoding InlB B-repeat-containing protein — translation MSEDLPYTFNTSDWLPTQGVTDTLPIVAWFPPVFYHFNVVANPPEGGEVMESGVFIYGAPMTLGAIPNDNYVFRNWTFEGAEFSDNPLWEGNSTFFLARSTCIGCTEFTIVGNFDLDVPDTITVNLRAEPPEGGEVSGGGKFSKGSSTTISAVPNSGYEFSGWYFDPCGSPFSDSQTLTLSNLQVDWALFASFHKPF, via the coding sequence TTGAGTGAGGATCTTCCATACACATTTAACACATCTGATTGGCTGCCGACACAGGGTGTGACCGATACCCTTCCGATAGTAGCCTGGTTCCCGCCAGTCTTCTATCATTTCAACGTAGTTGCAAATCCTCCCGAAGGCGGGGAAGTCATGGAAAGTGGTGTATTCATATACGGCGCTCCAATGACGCTGGGTGCAATTCCTAATGACAATTACGTATTCAGGAACTGGACTTTCGAGGGAGCTGAGTTCAGCGATAATCCATTGTGGGAAGGGAATTCCACCTTCTTCCTTGCTAGATCGACTTGTATCGGCTGCACTGAATTCACCATAGTCGGCAATTTCGACCTGGATGTGCCCGACACAATTACTGTGAACTTGAGAGCCGAGCCACCTGAGGGTGGTGAAGTAAGCGGCGGAGGCAAATTTTCAAAAGGATCGAGCACTACTATCAGCGCCGTGCCAAATTCCGGATATGAGTTTAGTGGCTGGTACTTTGATCCATGTGGGAGCCCTTTCAGTGATTCTCAGACTTTGACTCTAAGCAATTTGCAGGTTGATTGGGCTCTTTTTGCGTCTTTCCACAAGCCTTTTTAG
- a CDS encoding VOC family protein, which yields MEIQVATISVSSLERARVFYEEILGFEPDIFYEQTNWQSYKLDGTAGFGIIETPGLKRNRNSDILNFRITGVEELWNRIKDTVEIDTPLETTPYGILKFVIRDPDGFRIGFVEKIEA from the coding sequence ATGGAAATTCAAGTTGCTACTATATCTGTTAGCTCTCTTGAGAGAGCAAGAGTCTTCTACGAAGAGATCCTCGGGTTCGAACCGGATATTTTTTACGAACAGACCAACTGGCAGTCCTATAAACTCGATGGAACGGCCGGCTTTGGGATAATCGAAACTCCGGGATTGAAAAGAAACAGGAATTCAGACATCTTGAACTTCCGAATCACCGGTGTCGAGGAGCTGTGGAATAGAATCAAAGACACTGTTGAGATCGATACTCCTCTCGAAACGACTCCCTATGGAATCCTTAAATTCGTCATCAGAGATCCGGACGGTTTCAGAATCGGTTTTGTTGAAAAGATAGAAGCCTGA